A stretch of alpha proteobacterium HIMB59 DNA encodes these proteins:
- a CDS encoding ATPase family protein associated with various cellular activities (AAA) (PFAM: AAA domain (Cdc48 subfamily); Clp amino terminal domain; C-terminal, D2-small domain, of ClpB protein; ATPase family associated with various cellular activities (AAA)~TIGRFAM: ATP-dependent chaperone ClpB) produces the protein MMNFEKYTNSSKKIINAAQNLALGKKHQKITPMHIFSELLNSNHDLIVKAFEGSDFNQVKLSAQDNLAKEPSNGGNGQIFADPKLIQLFEKAEKLASEQQDNYVSIDSLLISSIQSDNNIEAIIKKVGLNLNKIQSKISEIRKSSKSDSESSDDNFNALEKYTINVTQKAQNRELDPVIGRDEEIRRTIQVLSRRTKNNPILIGDPGVGKTALIEGLAQRIVNKDVPRSLENKVIRILDLGLLLAGAKYRGEFEERLQNVLKEIHKENGTIILFIDEIHTLVGAGKSDGAMDASNMLKPALARGELHCVGATTLDEYKKYFEKDAALTRRFQPVFVNEPSTTDAVAILRGLKEKYEIHHGIRISDEAILAAVQLSDRYITDRFLPDKAIDLMDEAASKVKMEIDSKPEEIDQLDRDLIKLQMEKNVLSKDSEQDEKKNESINKQIQELEEKLKSLNATWEAEKKILDTKRNLNERIDQAKEDLEAAQRNGDLTKASEIMYGLLPDLQKEYNSLNEQEQSKIINEVINAEDIAGVVSKWTGIPLEKLSSGENNKLVNIEQLLEKRVIGQNDAIEKVSKAIKISKAGLQDPNKPLGSFLFLGPTGVGKTELSKALAEYVFDNEKQMLRLDMSEYMEKHSVSKLIGSPPGYVGYDDGGKLTDSVRRRPYQVILFDEIEKAHPDVFNILLQILDDGRLTDSKGKIVNFKNTLIIMTSNIGSQIPIDDNFDYATKKNLALEELKNHFRLEFLNRIDDIILFNKLSKENINHILRNQIDIIQDRISSKGIKISFSDEALEFLSEKGFDPIFGARPLKRLLQDEVLNPLSEVILELGENISEKIIFTKDKYGLKIANKDLKVLSS, from the coding sequence ATGATGAATTTTGAAAAATATACTAATAGTTCAAAAAAAATAATTAATGCTGCTCAAAATTTAGCATTAGGAAAAAAACATCAAAAAATCACTCCTATGCATATTTTCTCTGAATTACTTAATAGCAATCATGACCTCATCGTAAAAGCTTTTGAAGGCAGTGATTTCAATCAGGTTAAATTATCGGCTCAAGACAATTTAGCAAAAGAACCTTCAAATGGAGGAAATGGTCAAATCTTTGCTGACCCAAAGTTAATTCAACTTTTTGAAAAAGCAGAAAAGCTCGCTTCCGAGCAACAAGATAATTATGTTTCAATCGACTCACTCTTAATTAGCTCTATTCAATCTGATAACAACATTGAGGCAATTATCAAAAAAGTAGGTTTAAACCTAAATAAAATTCAAAGTAAGATTTCTGAGATTAGAAAAAGTTCTAAATCTGATAGTGAAAGCTCTGATGATAACTTCAATGCATTAGAAAAATATACCATTAATGTTACACAAAAAGCACAGAACAGAGAATTAGATCCTGTCATAGGTCGTGATGAAGAGATACGAAGAACTATTCAGGTTTTATCTCGAAGAACCAAAAACAACCCTATTCTCATTGGTGATCCAGGTGTTGGAAAAACAGCTCTTATCGAAGGATTAGCTCAAAGAATAGTTAATAAAGATGTTCCAAGATCTCTGGAAAATAAAGTAATTCGTATTCTAGATCTTGGGTTACTTCTTGCTGGTGCCAAATACCGAGGAGAATTTGAAGAGCGACTTCAAAACGTTTTAAAAGAAATTCATAAAGAAAATGGAACTATTATCTTATTTATTGATGAAATTCATACCTTAGTGGGTGCTGGTAAGTCTGATGGTGCGATGGATGCCTCCAATATGTTAAAACCTGCTTTAGCACGAGGTGAATTACATTGTGTGGGCGCCACAACCCTAGATGAATATAAAAAATATTTTGAAAAAGACGCTGCACTTACTCGAAGGTTTCAACCAGTATTTGTCAATGAACCCTCCACCACAGATGCAGTTGCCATCCTAAGAGGCCTAAAAGAAAAATATGAAATTCATCATGGTATTCGAATAAGCGATGAAGCTATTCTGGCTGCGGTTCAATTATCTGATCGATATATTACTGATCGTTTTCTTCCTGATAAGGCGATTGACTTAATGGATGAAGCAGCGAGTAAAGTAAAAATGGAAATTGATAGTAAACCAGAAGAGATCGATCAATTAGATCGAGATTTAATCAAGCTTCAAATGGAAAAGAACGTCTTATCAAAAGATAGTGAACAAGATGAAAAGAAAAATGAATCCATCAATAAACAAATTCAAGAACTGGAAGAAAAACTAAAAAGTCTCAATGCTACTTGGGAGGCAGAAAAAAAGATCTTAGATACAAAAAGAAATCTTAATGAGCGTATCGACCAAGCAAAAGAGGATTTAGAGGCTGCACAACGAAATGGTGATTTGACAAAAGCCAGTGAAATTATGTATGGATTACTTCCAGATCTTCAAAAAGAATATAATTCGCTTAATGAACAAGAGCAGTCAAAGATTATCAATGAGGTCATTAATGCAGAAGATATTGCAGGTGTTGTCTCAAAATGGACTGGGATACCTCTGGAGAAATTATCCAGTGGTGAAAACAACAAATTAGTTAACATCGAACAATTACTTGAAAAAAGAGTTATTGGTCAAAATGATGCCATTGAGAAAGTATCTAAGGCGATCAAAATATCAAAAGCAGGATTGCAGGATCCGAATAAACCCTTGGGTTCGTTCCTCTTTTTAGGACCAACAGGAGTGGGTAAAACTGAACTATCTAAAGCCTTAGCAGAGTATGTGTTTGATAATGAAAAACAAATGCTTCGCCTAGATATGTCTGAATATATGGAAAAACACTCTGTGAGCAAATTAATTGGTTCACCTCCAGGATATGTTGGTTATGACGATGGAGGTAAATTAACTGACTCCGTTCGAAGACGTCCTTATCAGGTTATTCTTTTTGATGAAATAGAAAAAGCACACCCTGATGTATTTAACATCTTGCTGCAAATATTGGATGATGGAAGATTAACCGACTCCAAAGGCAAGATAGTAAACTTTAAAAATACTTTGATTATCATGACATCAAATATTGGATCCCAAATTCCTATTGATGATAATTTTGATTACGCCACCAAAAAGAATTTAGCCTTAGAGGAGTTAAAAAATCACTTCCGACTCGAATTTTTAAATAGAATCGACGACATCATCCTTTTCAACAAACTATCGAAGGAAAATATTAATCATATACTTCGAAATCAAATTGATATCATTCAAGATAGAATTAGTTCAAAAGGTATTAAAATTAGCTTCTCTGATGAGGCATTAGAATTCTTATCCGAAAAAGGGTTTGATCCTATTTTTGGCGCTCGACCTCTGAAAAGATTACTTCAAGATGAAGTGCTTAATCCCCTCTCTGAAGTAATTTTAGAATTAGGTGAAAATATATCTGAAAAGATTATTTTTACTAAAGATAAGTATGGACTTAAAATAGCTAATAAAGATTTAAAAGTTTTATCTTCTTAA
- a CDS encoding thioesterase family protein (PFAM: Thioesterase superfamily), with translation MSIYLRTEPIIPDWTDYNGHMNLAFYIHLFDQGWDVLLDKFEMGGDSAKIEKRSTFAVESHTKYIKEVKEGDLVDINLLFLDRDSKRFVYQLEIVNKNGDYRAATTEVCSVYVNLDVRKVTEIEPHKLKLVDDFIEKNKSNFSPIEFYLKDKIKK, from the coding sequence ATGTCAATTTATTTAAGAACCGAACCAATAATACCAGATTGGACAGATTACAATGGTCATATGAATCTGGCTTTTTATATTCACTTATTTGATCAAGGTTGGGATGTATTATTAGACAAATTTGAAATGGGTGGGGACTCAGCTAAAATTGAAAAAAGGTCTACATTTGCTGTTGAATCTCATACAAAATATATCAAAGAAGTAAAAGAAGGAGATTTAGTTGACATCAACTTGTTATTTTTGGATAGAGACTCAAAACGATTTGTTTACCAACTTGAGATAGTTAATAAAAATGGGGATTACAGAGCTGCGACTACAGAAGTTTGCTCAGTATATGTTAACCTTGATGTAAGAAAAGTAACTGAAATTGAACCACATAAATTAAAATTAGTAGATGATTTCATAGAGAAAAATAAGAGCAATTTCTCACCTATAGAATTTTATTTAAAAGATAAAATTAAAAAATAA
- a CDS encoding ATP phosphoribosyltransferase (PFAM: ATP phosphoribosyltransferase~TIGRFAM: ATP phosphoribosyltransferase), with translation MWRKHKKEKMNSNLIIACPKGRLEKKVVKYLADRGLEMEKAFFDDEIRKLTFDTNFKNIKVIKLKPSDIRSYTILGAADIGFVGYDDILENSSENIVLLQKTSIGKCRISIASDRKKIDFSEKKVFKVATKFQNISERYFRELNIQTETIKLNGSIELAVKYGVADFILDLVQSGQTLKDNQLYENVIINNDISTVIISSYYAYDTKKVFIKKLLTKGL, from the coding sequence ATGTGGCGTAAACATAAAAAGGAAAAAATGAACTCAAATTTAATTATTGCTTGCCCAAAGGGCAGACTAGAAAAGAAGGTTGTTAAGTACCTCGCTGATCGTGGCCTAGAAATGGAAAAAGCATTTTTTGATGATGAAATTAGAAAACTGACATTTGATACAAATTTTAAAAATATCAAAGTAATTAAACTCAAACCTTCAGATATCCGCTCTTATACAATTCTTGGTGCTGCAGATATAGGCTTTGTTGGGTATGATGATATTTTAGAGAACTCATCTGAGAATATCGTACTTTTGCAAAAGACTTCTATTGGCAAGTGTCGAATTTCAATTGCTTCAGATCGAAAAAAAATAGATTTTTCTGAAAAAAAGGTATTTAAAGTTGCCACTAAATTTCAAAACATATCTGAGCGATATTTTCGTGAACTTAATATACAAACTGAGACAATCAAACTAAATGGATCTATTGAATTAGCGGTCAAATACGGAGTGGCAGATTTCATCTTAGACTTGGTTCAATCAGGTCAGACACTAAAAGACAACCAACTTTATGAAAATGTAATTATTAATAATGATATCTCGACAGTAATTATTAGCAGTTATTATGCTTACGATACAAAAAAAGTATTCATTAAAAAACTCTTAACAAAAGGTTTGTAG
- a CDS encoding UDP-N-acetylglucosamine 1-carboxyvinyltransferase (PFAM: EPSP synthase (3-phosphoshikimate 1-carboxyvinyltransferase)~TIGRFAM: UDP-N-acetylglucosamine 1-carboxyvinyltransferase), whose protein sequence is MQKVIIEGPVALKGEINISGSKNASLPIMISTVLSKGSCLISNVPNLRDTRFLVSILQDLGCKVDFQKNIFAVHNSSIKKKSADYEYVRQMRASIVLLGPVIARYPKFKIALPGGCSIGTRGIDLHLEALKLMGVKISIRGGYVIAERKNKQLNAINHKFPKISVGATQNIVMAATLANGKTVLKNCAAEPEVIDLINFLNNCGAKIFIKNRTITILGVTDLELQNHEVIPDRVEAGSYILAVMATKGKVIMKDFEPNHLEFPLNIYQSMGLKIKRVSNRSYEFSCRNLKSIKKITTKEYPGYPTDLQAQIIATLLKTGIKSRVTENIFENRFIHIPELRRFGAELKLKDKTVEIQKVSELYGAEVMATDIRASFSLIIAAMMAKGTTTIDRIYHLDRGYEDFDLKLKKCGVNIKRKK, encoded by the coding sequence ATGCAAAAAGTAATTATTGAAGGTCCTGTCGCCTTAAAGGGTGAAATTAATATTTCGGGCTCTAAAAACGCTTCCCTTCCAATTATGATTTCCACTGTCTTATCAAAAGGAAGTTGTTTGATAAGCAATGTCCCCAATCTTCGCGATACAAGATTTTTAGTATCTATTCTCCAAGACTTAGGTTGCAAGGTAGATTTTCAAAAAAATATTTTTGCTGTTCATAATTCATCAATTAAAAAAAAATCAGCGGATTACGAGTATGTTCGTCAGATGAGGGCTTCGATAGTTTTACTTGGTCCCGTTATTGCAAGATATCCAAAATTTAAAATAGCTCTTCCTGGCGGTTGCTCAATTGGAACTCGAGGGATTGATTTACACTTAGAGGCATTGAAATTAATGGGTGTAAAAATTTCTATCCGTGGTGGCTACGTAATAGCAGAGCGAAAAAATAAACAATTAAATGCCATCAATCATAAATTCCCCAAAATTAGTGTCGGAGCCACACAAAATATTGTGATGGCAGCCACATTGGCGAATGGGAAAACAGTTCTTAAAAATTGCGCCGCAGAACCTGAAGTAATTGATCTAATTAATTTTCTGAATAATTGTGGTGCTAAAATTTTTATTAAGAATAGAACAATAACAATTTTAGGTGTCACAGATCTAGAACTTCAAAATCATGAAGTCATTCCAGATAGGGTGGAAGCGGGGTCCTATATTCTGGCTGTCATGGCAACAAAAGGAAAAGTCATCATGAAAGATTTTGAACCTAACCATCTCGAATTTCCATTAAATATCTACCAATCCATGGGATTAAAAATTAAGAGAGTATCTAATCGATCTTATGAATTTAGTTGTAGAAATTTAAAATCAATAAAAAAAATTACTACAAAAGAATATCCAGGATATCCAACTGACCTTCAAGCACAGATTATTGCTACTTTATTAAAAACTGGCATAAAATCTCGAGTTACAGAAAATATTTTTGAAAATAGATTTATTCATATTCCCGAATTAAGACGATTTGGGGCTGAATTAAAATTAAAGGATAAAACAGTTGAGATACAAAAAGTAAGTGAACTTTATGGTGCAGAAGTAATGGCGACCGATATTCGTGCTAGTTTTTCTCTTATAATTGCGGCCATGATGGCTAAAGGGACCACTACTATCGATCGAATTTATCACTTAGATCGTGGATATGAAGATTTTGATTTAAAATTAAAAAAATGTGGCGTAAACATAAAAAGGAAAAAATGA
- a CDS encoding NAD-binding protein, 6-phosphogluconate dehydrogenase family (PFAM: NAD binding domain of 6-phosphogluconate dehydrogenase), with protein sequence MRIGFIGLGNVGGKLASNLLNNNFDLMVFDKDSEVLNLFKNKGSKVASSIEELVFNNDILITCLPSPEACKDVIESSKGIAASIRENQIWMEMSTTDEDQLKKHAALIESKKAIALEAPVSGGCHRAATGNISIFVGGKREGFEKALPVLSCLGRRILHVGDFGSASILKVITNYLATVHLVSLGEAWTIAKKSGLDLNKAFKGIAASSGNSFVHETESQVILNGSYNINFTMDLVEKDVGLFEGLAEKLDIDLEISPLVLSIIKDAKEKYGSRAWSSMVVKRLEDKYETNFRAPGFPEELEDDEEKVKGYEI encoded by the coding sequence ATGAGAATTGGCTTCATCGGTTTAGGCAATGTTGGTGGAAAACTTGCAAGCAATTTATTAAACAATAATTTTGATCTAATGGTCTTTGATAAAGATAGCGAGGTATTAAATTTATTTAAAAACAAAGGTTCAAAGGTTGCATCATCTATTGAAGAGTTAGTGTTCAATAATGATATTTTAATAACATGTCTACCTTCGCCAGAAGCTTGTAAAGACGTAATTGAGTCTTCAAAAGGCATAGCTGCATCCATTAGAGAAAATCAAATTTGGATGGAAATGAGCACAACTGATGAAGATCAGTTAAAAAAACATGCTGCGCTTATAGAAAGTAAAAAAGCAATTGCACTGGAAGCGCCAGTAAGTGGAGGCTGTCATCGTGCAGCAACTGGAAATATTTCTATTTTTGTTGGTGGAAAAAGAGAAGGGTTTGAAAAAGCTCTACCCGTCTTAAGTTGTCTTGGAAGAAGAATTCTTCACGTAGGGGATTTTGGATCTGCCTCTATCCTAAAAGTTATTACCAATTATTTAGCAACAGTTCATCTTGTATCTTTAGGAGAAGCTTGGACTATAGCTAAGAAATCAGGACTGGACCTCAATAAAGCCTTTAAGGGTATTGCCGCTTCTTCAGGAAACTCATTTGTACATGAAACAGAAAGTCAGGTAATTTTAAATGGATCTTACAATATTAATTTCACTATGGATTTAGTTGAGAAAGATGTTGGTCTTTTTGAGGGTTTAGCAGAAAAACTTGATATTGATTTAGAGATCTCCCCTCTTGTTCTCAGTATTATTAAAGACGCCAAAGAGAAGTATGGCAGTCGTGCATGGTCATCAATGGTAGTAAAAAGGCTTGAAGATAAATATGAAACTAACTTTAGAGCTCCAGGGTTTCCCGAGGAATTAGAGGATGATGAGGAAAAAGTCAAAGGATATGAAATATAA
- a CDS encoding O-succinylhomoserine sulfhydrylase (PFAM: Cys/Met metabolism PLP-dependent enzyme~TIGRFAM: O-succinylhomoserine sulfhydrylase), whose product MQKKNYKKQTQLIRGGIARSQHGETSEALFFNSGYVYKNAEEARDRFAGEQDGYLYSRYGNPTVSMFQERLALNEGAENCFATSSGMSAVFASLMSYLESGDEVVSSRALFGSCYYILNELLPKYNIKTHLIDGTDIKQWEKYITKKTKCIFLESPSNPTMEIVDIQAVAKIAHEVGALVIVDNILASPALQKPLELGADIVVYSATKHIDGQGRAMGGAILSTKQHFEDHIKTFTRHTGPTLSPFNAWILLKGLETLEYRINQHCKNAKTVAEFLAQHQSVEKTIYPGLSTHPQYELAKKQMTQPGSIVTFCIKGDKAFNFINNLKLFDISNNFGDTKSLVTHPTTTTHRVLGEEGREKLSITKNMVRLSIGLEDVEDLIEDIDQALSKAN is encoded by the coding sequence ATGCAAAAAAAGAATTACAAAAAACAAACACAGTTAATCAGGGGCGGTATTGCACGTTCTCAACATGGAGAAACAAGTGAGGCGCTTTTTTTTAACTCTGGCTATGTTTACAAGAATGCGGAAGAGGCAAGAGATAGGTTTGCAGGAGAGCAAGATGGTTATCTTTATTCAAGGTATGGAAACCCAACAGTATCAATGTTTCAAGAAAGATTGGCTTTAAATGAAGGTGCAGAAAATTGTTTTGCTACATCTAGCGGCATGTCAGCTGTATTTGCTTCTTTGATGAGCTATCTTGAAAGTGGAGATGAAGTAGTTTCCTCAAGGGCTCTATTTGGTTCTTGTTATTACATTTTGAATGAACTTTTGCCCAAATATAACATCAAAACTCACTTGATTGATGGAACTGATATTAAGCAATGGGAAAAATATATTACCAAAAAAACTAAATGTATTTTTTTAGAAAGCCCTTCTAATCCAACAATGGAGATAGTGGATATTCAAGCCGTTGCTAAAATAGCTCATGAAGTAGGGGCTTTGGTTATTGTCGATAACATATTGGCTTCACCAGCTTTGCAAAAACCACTTGAACTAGGGGCTGATATAGTTGTTTATTCGGCAACAAAACACATAGACGGGCAGGGAAGGGCTATGGGTGGAGCTATTCTCTCAACAAAACAACATTTTGAGGATCACATAAAAACCTTTACTCGACATACTGGCCCTACATTAAGCCCATTTAATGCTTGGATTTTATTAAAAGGTCTTGAGACTTTAGAATATCGAATTAATCAACACTGTAAAAATGCTAAAACTGTTGCGGAGTTTTTAGCTCAACATCAAAGTGTTGAAAAAACTATTTACCCTGGATTAAGTACCCACCCGCAGTATGAATTGGCTAAGAAACAAATGACACAGCCAGGATCTATTGTCACTTTTTGTATTAAAGGAGATAAGGCTTTTAATTTTATTAATAATTTAAAATTATTTGATATTTCAAATAATTTTGGTGATACTAAGAGTTTAGTCACTCATCCTACAACCACTACTCATAGGGTGCTAGGAGAAGAGGGAAGAGAAAAATTAAGCATAACTAAAAATATGGTTAGACTGTCAATAGGACTTGAAGATGTTGAAGATTTAATTGAAGATATTGATCAAGCTCTAAGTAAAGCTAATTGA
- a CDS encoding protein with thioredoxin-like domain protein (PFAM: DSBA-like thioredoxin domain) yields MIELDIFSDTICPWCYIGKKRLDKAIEKHSHLEIKQTWRPFQLNPGMPPDGMDRQEYLISKFGSADAAKTIYDNIFEEGKKEGIDFNFDSIEVTPNSFNSHRLLALAYKQNIQEDVLNDLFEAYFIRGEDIGNPNILLSIAVSHSIDEDEFKNYLSDQENIEPLANEEIQARNMGINSVPTFIVNKQIVINGAQTSENFELIFQKLTNNIH; encoded by the coding sequence ATGATTGAGTTGGATATATTCTCAGATACGATTTGCCCTTGGTGCTATATAGGAAAAAAACGTCTTGATAAAGCTATTGAAAAACACTCACATCTTGAAATTAAACAAACTTGGAGACCTTTTCAGTTAAATCCAGGAATGCCGCCTGATGGCATGGATCGACAAGAGTATTTAATTTCAAAATTTGGAAGTGCTGACGCCGCTAAAACTATATATGACAATATTTTTGAAGAGGGCAAAAAAGAGGGAATTGATTTTAATTTTGACTCCATAGAAGTTACGCCAAATTCTTTTAATTCGCATCGCCTTTTAGCATTAGCCTATAAGCAAAATATACAAGAAGATGTTTTAAATGATTTGTTTGAGGCCTATTTTATTAGAGGCGAGGATATTGGAAATCCTAATATTCTTCTAAGTATAGCCGTCAGTCACTCAATCGATGAAGATGAATTCAAAAACTACTTGTCTGATCAAGAAAACATTGAACCTTTAGCAAATGAAGAAATTCAAGCTCGAAATATGGGTATTAATAGTGTTCCTACATTTATAGTTAACAAACAAATAGTAATTAATGGTGCACAAACCTCTGAAAATTTTGAACTTATTTTTCAGAAATTAACGAATAACATTCATTAA
- a CDS encoding hypothetical protein (PFAM: Domain of unknown function (DUF1737)): MKFYRFLTGEDDSKFCHKVTEALSKGWELYGSPQLSYDAKQKKFRCGQAVIKISKKKYTPSTKLSSI, encoded by the coding sequence ATGAAATTTTATCGTTTTTTAACTGGTGAAGATGACTCTAAGTTTTGCCATAAAGTAACTGAGGCACTTTCTAAAGGCTGGGAATTATATGGTAGTCCACAATTATCTTATGATGCTAAGCAAAAAAAATTTAGATGTGGTCAAGCAGTAATAAAGATCTCAAAAAAAAAATATACGCCAAGCACAAAACTTTCTTCAATTTAA
- a CDS encoding sodium:bile acid symporter family protein (PFAM: Sodium Bile acid symporter family) → MNFVTDVILPLALAFIMFTLGLGLSISDFSNVFKKPKNFLVGLISQLIFLPIVGLILVIVWPLPIEIAIGVMLIAAAPGGVTSNILTFFARGDVALSVSLTAVMSLLSAVSVPIVLAISIGLIGDSSLPESISLTGIALSMFLIVTLPVLLGMGVRSFLNSLTLKIEKSARFISTLLFVLVLLGAILAERENVVSYFAQTGLVVLALNILMMLIAFYWSGFFGTGISQKKAIAIECGLQNGTLAIFVGTSVFGGGLYIIPAATYSLVMYLTSLIFIFFIKNR, encoded by the coding sequence ATGAATTTTGTAACCGATGTGATTCTACCTCTAGCCTTAGCCTTTATTATGTTTACCTTAGGATTGGGCTTATCAATCTCTGATTTTTCAAATGTATTTAAAAAACCAAAAAATTTTCTCGTTGGGCTCATAAGTCAGCTCATTTTTCTTCCCATCGTGGGTTTAATTTTAGTCATTGTTTGGCCCCTACCCATTGAAATTGCCATTGGCGTAATGCTGATAGCTGCTGCACCAGGCGGTGTCACATCAAACATTCTTACCTTTTTTGCTCGAGGAGATGTAGCGCTTTCTGTGTCCCTTACTGCAGTAATGAGCTTACTAAGTGCTGTAAGTGTCCCAATTGTTCTCGCAATATCAATTGGATTGATTGGGGACTCTAGTTTACCAGAGTCTATTTCTCTTACAGGTATAGCATTGAGTATGTTTTTAATTGTAACTCTTCCTGTGCTTTTAGGAATGGGAGTAAGATCTTTTTTAAATAGTTTGACTTTGAAAATAGAAAAATCTGCTCGTTTTATCTCAACACTTTTATTTGTTTTGGTTCTACTGGGTGCCATTTTAGCTGAAAGAGAAAATGTGGTTAGCTATTTTGCTCAAACAGGTCTAGTAGTTCTAGCTTTGAATATTTTAATGATGTTAATCGCTTTTTATTGGTCAGGATTTTTTGGAACAGGAATATCTCAGAAAAAAGCTATTGCAATTGAATGTGGATTACAAAATGGGACACTAGCTATTTTTGTAGGCACAAGTGTATTTGGTGGAGGTCTATATATTATCCCGGCCGCAACTTATAGTTTAGTTATGTATCTTACCTCGTTGATATTTATCTTTTTTATAAAAAACCGGTAA
- a CDS encoding OsmC-like protein (PFAM: OsmC-like protein), whose amino-acid sequence MSTNELQEAISGLQKTFKEHPEKAIVDYHSESSLVNGFRSDVKLRQHSLIVDEPKTIGGTDEGASPVELILAALATCQEISYKAYATALNIPLEKVSVKLTGTLDLKGFLGIDQSVRPGFQNIQGTVDIQSSADSKTIENLKTIVDKHCPVLDILNKGVSVQLELAEKEKERKIA is encoded by the coding sequence ATGTCTACTAATGAACTGCAGGAAGCCATTTCTGGTCTTCAAAAAACTTTTAAAGAACATCCTGAAAAAGCAATCGTTGACTATCACAGTGAGTCATCACTTGTGAATGGTTTCAGATCAGATGTTAAACTTCGCCAACACAGCTTAATTGTCGATGAACCCAAAACTATTGGCGGTACGGATGAGGGCGCTAGTCCTGTTGAACTAATCTTGGCAGCCTTGGCTACTTGCCAAGAAATTTCATATAAAGCTTATGCAACAGCTTTAAATATACCTTTAGAAAAAGTAAGTGTTAAATTAACTGGCACTTTAGATTTGAAGGGTTTTCTTGGTATAGATCAATCAGTAAGACCTGGTTTTCAAAATATTCAAGGAACAGTTGATATTCAATCTTCTGCGGACTCTAAAACTATTGAAAACTTAAAGACTATAGTTGATAAACATTGCCCTGTGTTAGATATTTTAAATAAAGGGGTAAGTGTTCAATTAGAATTAGCCGAAAAAGAAAAAGAAAGAAAAATAGCTTAA
- a CDS encoding SNARE-like domain protein (PFAM: SNARE associated Golgi protein): protein MLILFSYFQLLIISFLAATILPFSSEVVLTTMYLSNSFETYLLLIFASIGNILGSITNWYLGKKITVFQDRKWFPVSPDQLNRSQKYFQKYGLWSLLLAWVPIIGDPLTLLAGVLKVRFGVFFLLVSVSKISRYVFILYLASFV, encoded by the coding sequence TTGTTAATTTTATTCTCCTATTTTCAACTTCTGATCATCAGCTTTTTAGCTGCTACCATTCTTCCTTTTTCATCGGAAGTAGTACTAACTACCATGTATCTATCGAATTCATTTGAAACTTACCTTCTTTTAATTTTTGCAAGCATAGGAAATATTTTAGGCTCGATTACAAATTGGTACCTGGGAAAAAAAATTACTGTATTTCAAGATCGTAAATGGTTTCCTGTATCACCAGATCAATTAAATAGAAGTCAAAAATATTTTCAAAAATATGGTCTTTGGTCTTTGCTTTTAGCTTGGGTTCCTATCATTGGCGACCCCCTAACCTTACTTGCAGGTGTACTGAAAGTTCGATTTGGTGTTTTTTTCTTACTAGTAAGTGTTTCTAAGATATCTCGATATGTGTTCATTCTTTATTTGGCTAGTTTTGTTTAA